The following proteins come from a genomic window of Carassius gibelio isolate Cgi1373 ecotype wild population from Czech Republic chromosome B8, carGib1.2-hapl.c, whole genome shotgun sequence:
- the LOC127963887 gene encoding ER degradation-enhancing alpha-mannosidase-like protein 3 isoform X1 has translation MWMLHSATMLPAFLLLFLMRTSISLSETMSRDEKNKLRNQVVEMFDHAYQNYMDHAYPADELMPLTCRGRVRGLEPSRGDIDDALGKFSLTLIDTLDTLALLNKTVEFEEAVRRVVADVRLDNDIVVSVFETNIRVLGGLLGGHSMAVMLKESGQMVWYQDELLHMAKDLGLRLLPAFNTSSGLPYPRVNLRYGVRGPETRTGTETDTCTACAGTIILEFAALSRFTGDPTFEAHARRALDFLWEKRQRNSNLVGTTINIHSGEWVRRDSGVGAGIDSYYEYLMKAYILLGDDQYLQRFNTHYASIMKYISQPPLLLDVHIHKPLLPARTWMDSLLAFFPGLQVLKGDIRPAIETHEMLYQVTKKHNFLPEAFTTDFRVHWAQHPLRPEFAESTYFLYKATKDPYYLEVGRTILENLNRYARVPCGFAAMKDVRTGSHEDRMDSFFLAEMFKYLFLLFAEEEDLPFNVEDYIFTTEAHLLPLSLSTASNSQAPPLVNNTAGEELDDSNFEWTCPNTRLLFPDPAFPRNLRDPVRSALDKSCPHPTTHREPGMGRPPLRAQDFMVNNPEHLELLRRMGVSLIHLKDGRVQLIQHATQAVSAVAAEDGMRFMQEMMELSSQQQKEQLPPRAVQIVSHPFFGRVVLTAGPAQFGMDLSKSSSGVRGFVTVAEPYNGCSELSNGEIVAGRIALLQRGQCMFAEKARHIQKAGAIGGIVIDDNEGSSSDTAPLFQMAGDGRNTDDVTLPLLFLFHKEGNILLEALKENREVEVLLSDKARDRESIFKGKALPGTLLDGSTDGAEEGDCSTEEKDNTSPASSEPVDQSQVTTQEQTTDDSVVGQESVQPVGGLGSYASVDEGEEPAADGDSSSQSVDSLMADWQEDLEAFKQMEKDEL, from the exons ATGTGGATGCTTCATTCTGCAACAATGTTGCCTGCTTTTTTGCTGCTGTTTCTTATGAGAACCTCCATCAGTTTGTCGGAAACCATGAGTAGAGATGAGAAGAATAAACTGAG GAACCAAGTGGTGGAAATGTTTGACCACGCCTATCAAAACTACATG GACCATGCCTACCCCGCAGATGAGCTGATGCCTTTGACTTGCCGTGGGAGAGTACGTGGACTAGAGCCCAGTCGAGGGGATATAGATGATGCCCTGGGGAA GTTCTCCCTCACTCTCATTGACACTCTTGACACTCTTGCA TTGTTAAATAAGACGGTGGAGTTTGAGGAGGCGGTGAGGAGAGTGGTGGCGGATGTACGGTTGGATAATGACATCGTGGTGTCCGTATTTGAGACCAACATCCGGGTGCTGGG TGGACTACTGGGAGGCCATTCCATGGCTGTCATGTTGAAAGAAAGTGGCCAAATGGTCTGGTATCAGGACGAGCTGCTGCACATGGCCAAAGATCTTGGACTCAGACTGCTGCCTGCATTTAACACCAGCAGTGGCTTGCCTTACCCTAGA GTGAACCTGCGTTATGGAGTCCGTGGACCTGAGACCCGTACAGGCACTGAAACGGACACCTGCACTGCCTGTGCTGGGACAATCATTCTAGAATTTGCAGCCTTGAGCCGCTTTACTGGGGACCCCACATTTGAG GCTCATGCGAGAAGAGCTCTTGACTTCCTTTGGGAAAAGAGACAGAGGAACAGTAATCTGGTGGGAACAACCATCAATATCCACTCGGGAGAGTGGGTCCGCAGGG ACAGCGGAGTTGGGGCAGGCATAGATTCCTATTATGAGTACTTAATGAAGGCTTATATACTACTTGGGGATGATCAATATCTGCAGCGCTTTAACACT CACTATGCATCCATTATGAAGTATATTAGCCAACCTCCTCTGCTACTGGACGTCCACATCCACAAACCCCTGCTGCCAGCTCGCACCTGGATGGACTCATTGCTTGCTTTTTTCCCTGGATTGCAG GTGTTAAAGGGGGATATCCGGCCGGCCATAGAGACGCATGAAATGCTTTATCAAGTTACCAAGAAACACAACTTCCTCCCTGAG GCCTTCACCACTGATTTCAGGGTTCACTGGGCTCAGCACCCCCTCCGGCCAGAGTTTGCAGAAAGCACCTACTTCCTCTACAAG GCAACCAAAGATCCATATTACCTGGAGGTGGGCCGCACCATACTGGAGAACCTGAACCGGTACGCTCGGGTTCCCTGTGGCTTCGCTGCTATGAAGGATGTGAGGACAGGGAGTCACGAGGACCG CATGGACTCGTTTTTCCTGGCGGAGATGTTTAAGTACCTGTTCCTGTTGTTTGCTGAGGAGGAGGATTTGCCTTTCAATGTAGAGGACTACATCTTTACCACAGAAGCTCATCTGTTGCCTCTTTCCCTCTCCACCGCTTCAAACTCACAGGCGCCCCCTTTGGTAAACAATACG GCTGGAGAAGAGCTTGATGACTCCAATTTTGAGTGGACTTGCCCTAACACCCGCCTACTCTTTCCTGATCCTGCCTTCCCACGCAATCTCCGCGATCCAGTCAGGAGCGCGCTGGATAAGAGTTGTCCTCACCCAACCACTCATCG AGAACCTGGTATGGGACGTCCTCCTCTTAGGGCTCAAGACTTCATGGTCAATAACCCTGAACATCTGGAGCTGCTGAGGCGAATGGGTGTCAGTCTCATCCATTTGAAGGATGGCAGAGTGCAACTCATTCAACATGCCACCCAG GCGGTGAGCGCAGTCGCTGCAGAGGACGGCATGCGTTTCATGCAGGAAATGATGGAGCTGTCCAGCCAACAGCAGAAAGAGCAGCTTCCTCCACGAGCTGTTCAGATTGTTTCGCACCCCTTTTTTGGTAGAGTGGTTTTGACCGCAGGCCCTGCGCAGTTTGGAATGGATCTTTCCAAAAGCAGTTCTGGA GTGCGTGGGTTCGTAACTGTAGCGGAGCCCTATAACGGCTGTTCTGAGTTGAGTAACGGTGAAATTGTAGCAGGCCGCATCGCTCTGCTGCAAAGAGGCCAGTGCATGTTTGCAGAAAAAGCCAGGCACATTCAGAAAGCTGGGGCCATTGGAGGCATTGTCATAG ATGACAATGAGGGCAGCAGCAGTGACACGGCTCCTTTGTTCCAAATGGCGGGAGATGGGCGGAACACTGATGATGTCACTTTACCACTTCTTTTCCTGTTCCACAAAGAGGGTAACATCCTGCTGGAGGCTCTAAAGGAGAACAGGGAGGTGGAGGTGCTGCTCAGTGATAAAGCTAGAGACAGAG AATCCATATTTAAAGGGAAAGCCCTCCCGGGCACCCTGTTGGATGGCA GTACAGATGGAGCAGAAGAAGGGGACTGCTCCACAGAGGAGAAAGACAACACTTCTCCTGCCTCTTCAGAACCTGTCGACCAATCACAAGTAACTACTCAGGAACAGACAACAGATGACTCAGTTGTAGGACAAGAGTCAGTTCAGCCAGTGGGGGGACTTGGCAGTTACGCCTCCGTGGATGAAGGGGAGGAGCCTGCGGCGGACGGAGACTCCAGCAGCCAATCAGTGGATTCGCTGATGGCTGATTGGCAGGAGGACTTGGAAGCGTTTAAACAGATGGAGAAGGATGAACTTTGA
- the LOC127963887 gene encoding ER degradation-enhancing alpha-mannosidase-like protein 3 isoform X2 codes for MWMLHSATMLPAFLLLFLMRTSISLSETMSRDEKNKLRNQVVEMFDHAYQNYMDHAYPADELMPLTCRGRVRGLEPSRGDIDDALGKFSLTLIDTLDTLALLNKTVEFEEAVRRVVADVRLDNDIVVSVFETNIRVLGGLLGGHSMAVMLKESGQMVWYQDELLHMAKDLGLRLLPAFNTSSGLPYPRVNLRYGVRGPETRTGTETDTCTACAGTIILEFAALSRFTGDPTFEAHARRALDFLWEKRQRNSNLVGTTINIHSGEWVRRDSGVGAGIDSYYEYLMKAYILLGDDQYLQRFNTHYASIMKYISQPPLLLDVHIHKPLLPARTWMDSLLAFFPGLQVLKGDIRPAIETHEMLYQVTKKHNFLPEAFTTDFRVHWAQHPLRPEFAESTYFLYKATKDPYYLEVGRTILENLNRYARVPCGFAAMKDVRTGSHEDRMDSFFLAEMFKYLFLLFAEEEDLPFNVEDYIFTTEAHLLPLSLSTASNSQAPPLAGEELDDSNFEWTCPNTRLLFPDPAFPRNLRDPVRSALDKSCPHPTTHREPGMGRPPLRAQDFMVNNPEHLELLRRMGVSLIHLKDGRVQLIQHATQAVSAVAAEDGMRFMQEMMELSSQQQKEQLPPRAVQIVSHPFFGRVVLTAGPAQFGMDLSKSSSGVRGFVTVAEPYNGCSELSNGEIVAGRIALLQRGQCMFAEKARHIQKAGAIGGIVIDDNEGSSSDTAPLFQMAGDGRNTDDVTLPLLFLFHKEGNILLEALKENREVEVLLSDKARDRESIFKGKALPGTLLDGSTDGAEEGDCSTEEKDNTSPASSEPVDQSQVTTQEQTTDDSVVGQESVQPVGGLGSYASVDEGEEPAADGDSSSQSVDSLMADWQEDLEAFKQMEKDEL; via the exons ATGTGGATGCTTCATTCTGCAACAATGTTGCCTGCTTTTTTGCTGCTGTTTCTTATGAGAACCTCCATCAGTTTGTCGGAAACCATGAGTAGAGATGAGAAGAATAAACTGAG GAACCAAGTGGTGGAAATGTTTGACCACGCCTATCAAAACTACATG GACCATGCCTACCCCGCAGATGAGCTGATGCCTTTGACTTGCCGTGGGAGAGTACGTGGACTAGAGCCCAGTCGAGGGGATATAGATGATGCCCTGGGGAA GTTCTCCCTCACTCTCATTGACACTCTTGACACTCTTGCA TTGTTAAATAAGACGGTGGAGTTTGAGGAGGCGGTGAGGAGAGTGGTGGCGGATGTACGGTTGGATAATGACATCGTGGTGTCCGTATTTGAGACCAACATCCGGGTGCTGGG TGGACTACTGGGAGGCCATTCCATGGCTGTCATGTTGAAAGAAAGTGGCCAAATGGTCTGGTATCAGGACGAGCTGCTGCACATGGCCAAAGATCTTGGACTCAGACTGCTGCCTGCATTTAACACCAGCAGTGGCTTGCCTTACCCTAGA GTGAACCTGCGTTATGGAGTCCGTGGACCTGAGACCCGTACAGGCACTGAAACGGACACCTGCACTGCCTGTGCTGGGACAATCATTCTAGAATTTGCAGCCTTGAGCCGCTTTACTGGGGACCCCACATTTGAG GCTCATGCGAGAAGAGCTCTTGACTTCCTTTGGGAAAAGAGACAGAGGAACAGTAATCTGGTGGGAACAACCATCAATATCCACTCGGGAGAGTGGGTCCGCAGGG ACAGCGGAGTTGGGGCAGGCATAGATTCCTATTATGAGTACTTAATGAAGGCTTATATACTACTTGGGGATGATCAATATCTGCAGCGCTTTAACACT CACTATGCATCCATTATGAAGTATATTAGCCAACCTCCTCTGCTACTGGACGTCCACATCCACAAACCCCTGCTGCCAGCTCGCACCTGGATGGACTCATTGCTTGCTTTTTTCCCTGGATTGCAG GTGTTAAAGGGGGATATCCGGCCGGCCATAGAGACGCATGAAATGCTTTATCAAGTTACCAAGAAACACAACTTCCTCCCTGAG GCCTTCACCACTGATTTCAGGGTTCACTGGGCTCAGCACCCCCTCCGGCCAGAGTTTGCAGAAAGCACCTACTTCCTCTACAAG GCAACCAAAGATCCATATTACCTGGAGGTGGGCCGCACCATACTGGAGAACCTGAACCGGTACGCTCGGGTTCCCTGTGGCTTCGCTGCTATGAAGGATGTGAGGACAGGGAGTCACGAGGACCG CATGGACTCGTTTTTCCTGGCGGAGATGTTTAAGTACCTGTTCCTGTTGTTTGCTGAGGAGGAGGATTTGCCTTTCAATGTAGAGGACTACATCTTTACCACAGAAGCTCATCTGTTGCCTCTTTCCCTCTCCACCGCTTCAAACTCACAGGCGCCCCCTTTG GCTGGAGAAGAGCTTGATGACTCCAATTTTGAGTGGACTTGCCCTAACACCCGCCTACTCTTTCCTGATCCTGCCTTCCCACGCAATCTCCGCGATCCAGTCAGGAGCGCGCTGGATAAGAGTTGTCCTCACCCAACCACTCATCG AGAACCTGGTATGGGACGTCCTCCTCTTAGGGCTCAAGACTTCATGGTCAATAACCCTGAACATCTGGAGCTGCTGAGGCGAATGGGTGTCAGTCTCATCCATTTGAAGGATGGCAGAGTGCAACTCATTCAACATGCCACCCAG GCGGTGAGCGCAGTCGCTGCAGAGGACGGCATGCGTTTCATGCAGGAAATGATGGAGCTGTCCAGCCAACAGCAGAAAGAGCAGCTTCCTCCACGAGCTGTTCAGATTGTTTCGCACCCCTTTTTTGGTAGAGTGGTTTTGACCGCAGGCCCTGCGCAGTTTGGAATGGATCTTTCCAAAAGCAGTTCTGGA GTGCGTGGGTTCGTAACTGTAGCGGAGCCCTATAACGGCTGTTCTGAGTTGAGTAACGGTGAAATTGTAGCAGGCCGCATCGCTCTGCTGCAAAGAGGCCAGTGCATGTTTGCAGAAAAAGCCAGGCACATTCAGAAAGCTGGGGCCATTGGAGGCATTGTCATAG ATGACAATGAGGGCAGCAGCAGTGACACGGCTCCTTTGTTCCAAATGGCGGGAGATGGGCGGAACACTGATGATGTCACTTTACCACTTCTTTTCCTGTTCCACAAAGAGGGTAACATCCTGCTGGAGGCTCTAAAGGAGAACAGGGAGGTGGAGGTGCTGCTCAGTGATAAAGCTAGAGACAGAG AATCCATATTTAAAGGGAAAGCCCTCCCGGGCACCCTGTTGGATGGCA GTACAGATGGAGCAGAAGAAGGGGACTGCTCCACAGAGGAGAAAGACAACACTTCTCCTGCCTCTTCAGAACCTGTCGACCAATCACAAGTAACTACTCAGGAACAGACAACAGATGACTCAGTTGTAGGACAAGAGTCAGTTCAGCCAGTGGGGGGACTTGGCAGTTACGCCTCCGTGGATGAAGGGGAGGAGCCTGCGGCGGACGGAGACTCCAGCAGCCAATCAGTGGATTCGCTGATGGCTGATTGGCAGGAGGACTTGGAAGCGTTTAAACAGATGGAGAAGGATGAACTTTGA
- the LOC127963887 gene encoding ER degradation-enhancing alpha-mannosidase-like protein 3 isoform X3 — translation MWMLHSATMLPAFLLLFLMRTSISLSETMSRDEKNKLRNQVVEMFDHAYQNYMDHAYPADELMPLTCRGRVRGLEPSRGDIDDALGKFSLTLIDTLDTLALLNKTVEFEEAVRRVVADVRLDNDIVVSVFETNIRVLGGLLGGHSMAVMLKESGQMVWYQDELLHMAKDLGLRLLPAFNTSSGLPYPRVNLRYGVRGPETRTGTETDTCTACAGTIILEFAALSRFTGDPTFEAHARRALDFLWEKRQRNSNLVGTTINIHSGEWVRRDSGVGAGIDSYYEYLMKAYILLGDDQYLQRFNTHYASIMKYISQPPLLLDVHIHKPLLPARTWMDSLLAFFPGLQVLKGDIRPAIETHEMLYQVTKKHNFLPEAFTTDFRVHWAQHPLRPEFAESTYFLYKATKDPYYLEVGRTILENLNRYARVPCGFAAMKDVRTGSHEDRMDSFFLAEMFKYLFLLFAEEEDLPFNVEDYIFTTEAHLLPLSLSTASNSQAPPLVNNTAGEELDDSNFEWTCPNTRLLFPDPAFPRNLRDPVRSALDKSCPHPTTHREPGMGRPPLRAQDFMVNNPEHLELLRRMGVSLIHLKDGRVQLIQHATQAVSAVAAEDGMRFMQEMMELSSQQQKEQLPPRAVQIVSHPFFGRVVLTAGPAQFGMDLSKSSSGVRGFVTVAEPYNGCSELSNGEIVAGRIALLQRGQCMFAEKARHIQKAGAIGGIVIDDNEGSSSDTAPLFQMAGDGRNTDDVTLPLLFLFHKEGNILLEALKENREVEVLLSDKARDRGTDGAEEGDCSTEEKDNTSPASSEPVDQSQVTTQEQTTDDSVVGQESVQPVGGLGSYASVDEGEEPAADGDSSSQSVDSLMADWQEDLEAFKQMEKDEL, via the exons ATGTGGATGCTTCATTCTGCAACAATGTTGCCTGCTTTTTTGCTGCTGTTTCTTATGAGAACCTCCATCAGTTTGTCGGAAACCATGAGTAGAGATGAGAAGAATAAACTGAG GAACCAAGTGGTGGAAATGTTTGACCACGCCTATCAAAACTACATG GACCATGCCTACCCCGCAGATGAGCTGATGCCTTTGACTTGCCGTGGGAGAGTACGTGGACTAGAGCCCAGTCGAGGGGATATAGATGATGCCCTGGGGAA GTTCTCCCTCACTCTCATTGACACTCTTGACACTCTTGCA TTGTTAAATAAGACGGTGGAGTTTGAGGAGGCGGTGAGGAGAGTGGTGGCGGATGTACGGTTGGATAATGACATCGTGGTGTCCGTATTTGAGACCAACATCCGGGTGCTGGG TGGACTACTGGGAGGCCATTCCATGGCTGTCATGTTGAAAGAAAGTGGCCAAATGGTCTGGTATCAGGACGAGCTGCTGCACATGGCCAAAGATCTTGGACTCAGACTGCTGCCTGCATTTAACACCAGCAGTGGCTTGCCTTACCCTAGA GTGAACCTGCGTTATGGAGTCCGTGGACCTGAGACCCGTACAGGCACTGAAACGGACACCTGCACTGCCTGTGCTGGGACAATCATTCTAGAATTTGCAGCCTTGAGCCGCTTTACTGGGGACCCCACATTTGAG GCTCATGCGAGAAGAGCTCTTGACTTCCTTTGGGAAAAGAGACAGAGGAACAGTAATCTGGTGGGAACAACCATCAATATCCACTCGGGAGAGTGGGTCCGCAGGG ACAGCGGAGTTGGGGCAGGCATAGATTCCTATTATGAGTACTTAATGAAGGCTTATATACTACTTGGGGATGATCAATATCTGCAGCGCTTTAACACT CACTATGCATCCATTATGAAGTATATTAGCCAACCTCCTCTGCTACTGGACGTCCACATCCACAAACCCCTGCTGCCAGCTCGCACCTGGATGGACTCATTGCTTGCTTTTTTCCCTGGATTGCAG GTGTTAAAGGGGGATATCCGGCCGGCCATAGAGACGCATGAAATGCTTTATCAAGTTACCAAGAAACACAACTTCCTCCCTGAG GCCTTCACCACTGATTTCAGGGTTCACTGGGCTCAGCACCCCCTCCGGCCAGAGTTTGCAGAAAGCACCTACTTCCTCTACAAG GCAACCAAAGATCCATATTACCTGGAGGTGGGCCGCACCATACTGGAGAACCTGAACCGGTACGCTCGGGTTCCCTGTGGCTTCGCTGCTATGAAGGATGTGAGGACAGGGAGTCACGAGGACCG CATGGACTCGTTTTTCCTGGCGGAGATGTTTAAGTACCTGTTCCTGTTGTTTGCTGAGGAGGAGGATTTGCCTTTCAATGTAGAGGACTACATCTTTACCACAGAAGCTCATCTGTTGCCTCTTTCCCTCTCCACCGCTTCAAACTCACAGGCGCCCCCTTTGGTAAACAATACG GCTGGAGAAGAGCTTGATGACTCCAATTTTGAGTGGACTTGCCCTAACACCCGCCTACTCTTTCCTGATCCTGCCTTCCCACGCAATCTCCGCGATCCAGTCAGGAGCGCGCTGGATAAGAGTTGTCCTCACCCAACCACTCATCG AGAACCTGGTATGGGACGTCCTCCTCTTAGGGCTCAAGACTTCATGGTCAATAACCCTGAACATCTGGAGCTGCTGAGGCGAATGGGTGTCAGTCTCATCCATTTGAAGGATGGCAGAGTGCAACTCATTCAACATGCCACCCAG GCGGTGAGCGCAGTCGCTGCAGAGGACGGCATGCGTTTCATGCAGGAAATGATGGAGCTGTCCAGCCAACAGCAGAAAGAGCAGCTTCCTCCACGAGCTGTTCAGATTGTTTCGCACCCCTTTTTTGGTAGAGTGGTTTTGACCGCAGGCCCTGCGCAGTTTGGAATGGATCTTTCCAAAAGCAGTTCTGGA GTGCGTGGGTTCGTAACTGTAGCGGAGCCCTATAACGGCTGTTCTGAGTTGAGTAACGGTGAAATTGTAGCAGGCCGCATCGCTCTGCTGCAAAGAGGCCAGTGCATGTTTGCAGAAAAAGCCAGGCACATTCAGAAAGCTGGGGCCATTGGAGGCATTGTCATAG ATGACAATGAGGGCAGCAGCAGTGACACGGCTCCTTTGTTCCAAATGGCGGGAGATGGGCGGAACACTGATGATGTCACTTTACCACTTCTTTTCCTGTTCCACAAAGAGGGTAACATCCTGCTGGAGGCTCTAAAGGAGAACAGGGAGGTGGAGGTGCTGCTCAGTGATAAAGCTAGAGACAGAG GTACAGATGGAGCAGAAGAAGGGGACTGCTCCACAGAGGAGAAAGACAACACTTCTCCTGCCTCTTCAGAACCTGTCGACCAATCACAAGTAACTACTCAGGAACAGACAACAGATGACTCAGTTGTAGGACAAGAGTCAGTTCAGCCAGTGGGGGGACTTGGCAGTTACGCCTCCGTGGATGAAGGGGAGGAGCCTGCGGCGGACGGAGACTCCAGCAGCCAATCAGTGGATTCGCTGATGGCTGATTGGCAGGAGGACTTGGAAGCGTTTAAACAGATGGAGAAGGATGAACTTTGA